In Lotus japonicus ecotype B-129 chromosome 5, LjGifu_v1.2, one genomic interval encodes:
- the LOC130718782 gene encoding uncharacterized protein LOC130718782 has protein sequence MAKRKRHCRKTSSSSTTPQQSDSATTPQQSDHVQQHRAPIINEVPNQQPTQRAWKSTKKWDVDLIDDEGAITFHSLLCDDLKFDLPGGRKIVVQWDELGRPVGNGAGLLGVFLGVFASSAAKLPITYVRWPDVAKVHNDQVWATIKEKFQVKEDGHKKFILESLGKKWRDYRSRMFVECYDEKLYWETNLQERPEGVPLDQ, from the exons aTGGCTAAAAGAAAGAGACATTGTCGCAagacttcttcttcatcaacaacacCCCAACAATCTGATTCAGCAACAACACCCCAACAATCTGACCATGTGCAGCAGCATAGAGCACCTATAATCAATGAGGTTCCAAATCAACAGCCCACACAACGTGCTTGGAAGTCTACAAAAAAATGGGACGTGGACCTTATTG ATGATGAGGGGGCTATTACTTTTCATAGTTTACTATGCGATGATTTGAAGTTTGATCTTCCAGGAGGTAGGAAAATTGTTGTACAATGGGATGAGCTTGGTCGACCTGTTGGAAATGGTGCTGGACTTTTGGGAGTATTTTTAGGGGTATTTGCATCTAGTGCTGCTAAATTACCAATCACCTATGTGAGATGGCCAGATGTTGCTAAAGTACACAACGATCAGGTTTGGGCCACCATAAAG GAAAAATTTCAAGTCAAAGAGGATGGACATAAAAAATTCATACTGGAAAGTCTAGGGAAGAAATGGAGAGACTATCGTAGTAGAATGTTTGTTGAATGTTATGATGAGAAACTATATTGGGAAACAAATCTTCAGGAACGCCCTGAAGGTGTTCCGTTGGATCAATGA
- the LOC130719384 gene encoding uncharacterized protein LOC130719384 has product MFQHLIFSSYSEKNIANRRKQKIPHTLGSKSIARKQYELESQTGRPYSRLEMYTIAHKKKDGSFVNEEARQQIEQLEMEVDNNASEEDAFRTVIGKEHHGYLRGMGFGVFPSNVFKGSGSTSTNGSSAQVNKLQSELETERARVDTLVQEVERFKSLEEQLALVMQQLDGQGFNRHAFVSLVGCSGFRYDSMKTISLLC; this is encoded by the exons ATGTTTCAGCACCTTATTTTCTCG TCTTATTCTGAGAAGAACATTGCTAACCGACGCAAGCAGAAGATCCCTCATACACTCGGGTCTAAATCTATTGCAAGGAAACAATATGAGTTG GAATCTCAAACTGGTAGACCATATAGTAGGTTAGAAATGTACACTATTGCCCACAAGAAGAAAGATGGATCATTTGTGAACGAAGAGGCTAGACAACAGATT gaacaacTTGAAATGGAAGTTGATAACAATGCTTCTGAAGAAGATGCATTCAGAACTGTAATTGGGAAAGAGCATCATGGATATTTACGAGGCATGGGTTTCGGTGTTTTCCCCTCTAACGTCTTCAAAGGTTCTGGGAGCACATCAACCAATGGTTCTTCAGCACAAGTTAACAAGCTTCAATCAGAATTGGAAACAGAGCGTGCCAGAGTTGATACTTTGGTACAAGAAGTAGAAAGATTTAAAAGTTTAGAAGAACAGCTTGCACTTGTTATGCAACAATTGGATGGCCAAGGATTTAATCGG CATGCTTTTGTTTCACTTGTTGGTTGTTCAGGCTTTAGATATGACAGTATGAAGACTATTTCCTTACTTTGTTGA